A window of Ornithorhynchus anatinus isolate Pmale09 chromosome 21, mOrnAna1.pri.v4, whole genome shotgun sequence genomic DNA:
CCGCCGCGGCGGGGACCCCCAGGAGGGCCGGGAGGCTGGTCCGGGCGCGGGAGGCCATCTGTCCCCGGGAGACCGTGGACGCGGGGGACGACGGAGGCCCGGGGTCAGGGCCCGAGGGGCACCCGGGACAAACGTGGGGTACGGAGGGCCGCCCCGACCCCGGAGGGACGGGATCCCGGAGACCGGGGCCCCGGCCTGCCGGGGCAGCCAGGGCCGAATCCCTCCCGGCGTCCGAGGGgagacgccccccgcccgccggcccccagGCCGCTTCCTCACTCCCGGGCAGCGAGGCCGGCtgggcccggagcccggagcccgggcccgccgccAAGTAGCGGCTCCGGTGCTCCCGAACCCCAAACCAGAGCAACCGGCGGCCCCCTCACCACTccccgctgcccctcccctcGGGCGGCCCgtcctccctcacccccggccCGGCGTCCAGAGCCCCggccgtcgtcgccgccgccccgGCTCTGAGACGCGTCCGTCCGCTTGCTGCCTGGGGACCCCTGGGGGCTAAAGGGCAGCTGAGGGACCAAAGCCATGTGGTCCCCAAAGGAACATGTACGAAAGACAAATTAAAATCTCCAGCTGCCCACCGTTTCAGGTACCCTGGTCCAcgcggggcaggggtggggggggcaggagcCTGGCTCCGAGGGGACTTTCGGtgacgggcggggggccggggggagtcgGGTCGGGCGGGGCGCTCCGTCGGCTGggattgcggggggggggggggggggtcaggccgACTTGGGAGCGTTTGCCCCTTCTGACGGCCACGTGTCCTCCGTCGTCCCTCTCGCCCACTTCCGAGCCGGCCCTGAGctcgccccccccgtccccgagCCGTgctgccctccctctgctctcaccCCAGGACAGGACTGCTGCTGCAGCTGGGCCGTGATGCCCACATCCCCCGACTGGCCGAGCCCGGCTCTGGGAGGGACCCACTGACCCTTCCCTCGGGGCCGGGCAGCCGGCTCAGACCCCTCTCCCACCAAACGCGCCCCTCGATGCGACACAGGCCCAGTCCTCCAGAAACACCCGGTCCCCCGAACGCGCCCATCCCCACACTACACAAAACGCCTCCGACAGACGGGGATTTATTACCAGGGTCTCAGTCCACGTTCCCAGTCTGGGGTCTGACGTCCCGTTGGGGTGTCGTCGGCAGCCTCGGCCGAAGCGGGGAGGCGGAAGGGGCTCCGAAGGCCGGCCCCCGGCGCCGTggccctccctcgggcctgggtcCCCGACAGtcgaggcaggagaagggggacagGGCGCGAGGGCCCTAAAGTCCCCGCCCCCAAGCCTGCCCCGCGGCACCTTCCAACCCCCCATGGGGCAGCCGATCCCTAAACGCCGGGTCCCGGGGGGGCGGCTCGGGCCCGGGGTGATGGCAGGCCCGGGGTCTCGGCGGTGGGCGGTGACGGCGGCGTAGCCACGTCCGGGTCCCGGAGCTCCTCCCCCGGCagcaggccgggcccggggatcAGGACCGTCTGGAAGGACGAGAAGCCGGTTACGGCGGCCACGGCCCCTTCCCACCCGCTCCGGGACCCTTTCCCCGGGCTGTTGGCCCTGCAACAgtgcgggaggaggcgggggtggtTGTTTCCCGAAGGGGTCCAAGTGGAGACCCCCAAAATCGGTCCCCCTCGGAACGCGGTTAGAGCCGTGAGGGGCTCAGggccacccctcccacccacgCTCGCCAGGGCAACCTGGGGGGTGGGCACGAGCGGCAAGCCCGTCGGCTCCACCCCCGGCTCTCTGGGTGGGGTCTGGGGTcggtggagggggacgggggacacCCAGCAGTTGCCCCACTTGCCCCGGGGACAGGGGTGGAACCGAGAGGGCAGCAGGATGGGTCAAGACTGGCTCCCCCTGccactccatctccccctcctaatACTAAttatagcacttaagtacttactatgtgccaggcgctggactaagccccggggtggatataaataaatggggaacagagtccccgtcccacatggggctcgcggtctgcatccccattttccagatgaggtaactgaggcccagggcagtgaaatgatttgcctcaggtcactcggcagacgagaggcagagccgggattagaatccacgacctcggattcccgggcccatgctctagacgctaggccacgcagcttcccgtGAGCCTTCCCCCCAgagcgggggacgggggcgggggcgttACCTTCAAGGGGgcgtcgggggcgggggcccAGGGGGGGACGATCTTGTCATGCAGCCTCCAGGCGCCGTACGGGTTAcgaagctgcttctccagcacgACGTACTCCAACACGTCCCGCGGCAGGTCCTCTCGCCCGTACATCAGTCGCCCGAACCGGTCGTAGATGGCCAGGGcctgcggggaggagggcgggagggtgAGATAGACGGCCAGagaccccgccggcccggcccgccggcccggggcgggacgggggcccgACGACGCGCGGcacgcggggagggggaggcagcgggGGGCCCTACCTGGCGGGTGTGCATGCGGACGGTGACCTGTCCGTACACGTTCCCCGGGCTGACCATGTCCGTGCAGCGGACCTGCACCACCCGGGGGGGCTCCAGGGACTCCACGAAGCGCCAGCGGACGGTCTTCAGCTTCGTCTCCTCGGCCATTTTCTGGGACACGGGGAGCAGCGGGCGTGCCGTCGTCgggcccctccgccccggccccgctccggccccgctccgggcccggccgcccgccccgcggGGTCACGCTGGGCCGCTCCGGCCGCGCGCGGGtccccggctcggccccggccccgagggaAGGGGAGGTTGCCGGGGAGGAACCTACCGGGAAGCAGTACTCCGTCACCAGTTCGTGAAGCTTGTCGTGGTTggccctgggaggtgggggggggggttgcgcgagagagacggagagacggcAACAGCGAGAGAAACCCACGGCAGCGAGGGTCCACATCGGGCCCCGGCTCTCCGATTCCTAGCGGCGGGTCCGAGAGCAGAGCGGCCCGACAGGCTGCGCTCGGGCACGTCCCAGGACGGgaccgggccccggggcgggatACGGAACCCGCCCTCTGCTTCCCGCGGCTCAGGTCGCCCAACTGGACTggggtcccccgcccccttctccggcCCCCCTCCCTCTTTGAGAGCGGTGGCGGCAGGACACTCGGcccaagccttatggaaggccctcctcctcccagaggccttccctgactaagccctcctctcccacatccttctgcatcgccctgactcgctccctttattcattcccccctcccagccccacggcgcttacgttCACGGTTGGAATTATTTATGTAGGTAAACAATTGTATCTAGTCCCCCTCGagacttgtaagctcgttgtggacaggaaatatgtctattacgtggtactctcccaagcacttagtaccgtgctctgcacacggtaaacgctcaatagacacgactgactgacaaacAAAGctagactccctccctcctcccccgatcGGGGAAGTCTCAACCTGCTCTGACCCGCCGAACCAACCCACGCCCGTGGCCTACGCATCCCGTCCCCTGCCTCGTCGTGCAGGGGAGAGGAGCGTTTCCCTCTGGCTCCGCGACGGGTCCCTTGCCTCACCTGCAGTGGGGAGAACCTGGGAAAGGGAGGTTGGGCCCTGGTGCCGCCCGCCCCTTTCCGGGCCCTTAAACTCCcatcccgcctccccgccggcaCCTCCGGGCCAGTGGACGGTCACCGGGCGCCGCCCGCAGCCCGGCTACCGACCGCCTGCTGACCAGGGCCTGCAGGTGCCGCGCAGGCTGAGGGAGGCGTCTCCCGGCTCCCTCCATTTCATCCTCAGAGCGGCCCCCCAGGACCCGGGCGCCCCAAGACGTCGGCTGGGCCGTTGGCTGAGCCAGGCGCCGGGCCCGGGGTTGGTCTGGCATACCCGTCGGGCACTTCTCTGGCCCGCTGTCTTTCTCGTTCTCCCCTGGGCCTGATccccgaactgtacactccaagcgctcagttcagtgctctgcacatagtaagcgctcaataagtactatcgcaTGAAtgagcccggcccccgccgccccggttcCCCCCCGCCTGGGTAACGGGGACCGTGGCTCGCTCCCGACAGCGGGGCCGGCCACCTTCCCGGCCGTGCCGGGCCCCAGGCCCACCTCCGTCTGCCCCCGGTGCCCGGGACGGTTCTGGCCGAGGAGCCGTGCCCCAGGGAGCCCGGGGCGGGCGAGGACAGAGGAAGCTCTCACGTGTTCAGGCAGTCGTGCGCTTCGGTGAAGATCTCTTGGGCCTTGGTGGCGAAGGTCTTGACGCTGAAGGTGGTGTCGTGTTCCTTCACCTTGCGGATGCTGGGAAAGCGTAGGGGGCCCCGGTTCGTCCCGTGGTCTCCCCCATCCCGGCGGGGCCCACCGGGGGAGGCCTGAGGAGAGGCGGGCCCCTCCGTGACCTCAGAGCTGGATGCGAGTCAGCCCGCCGGGGGCCCCTCCAGATCCAACCGGAGGGAGGTCAGAACGGCAAGCGGCCCGGGGGGTTTTCCGGAGTGAGAGGGAGCTGTCTTGGCCGGGTTGTTCGGCTCtggcccacccaccccccgggcGAGAGGACACAGTCAGGTGGAACTAGAGGCCTTTCGGGCCGAAGAGTCGATGGGACCCAGAGTGGCCCTCCCCGACCCGGTCCCTGTAGCTTAGAACACGCCGGGCCCTCCCCCCGCCAAGTCTCCGTGATCAGAGACAGGCTCCCCGCTCCCAGGGGAGCCAGGTTCGAGCCCCATCGTCGTcgattccccaccccaccaccgggCTCGGGAAGCCAGACACCCGGGAGCTCCCACCAGGCACCGGCGGGCCACGTCGCACCGGCCGGGGAGCGGAACCCCACCACCGGACCCCGGGCGTCGAGGCCCGGGACACCGCCGCCCAGAGGCCCGCGACGCCGGGGGCCCGGGTACCTACGCCAGCTGGGAGGCCACGCGCTGCTTCAGCTGTTCCACCCTCTGCTTCAGGCCGGCCTTGAGGAGGGGCGTCAGGCGAGCGTCGCCCTCGGGGGGGATGTAGGGGTCAAAGACCCCGgctgcaggaggagggtgggggagaaattaGGGCAGGCGGCCCGGGCCCAGAGTCCGACGCACGCACCGGGAGACCCGGGGCAGGCCCCTCGGCCTTTCCGCCCGTAAAGCGCGGAGAACCGTCCCTGCCTCTCCCGGACCGTGGTGGGGGTAaaagcggggaagggggaggatgaagCGGCGGCTGAGAGGTGACGGGGTCTGACCCAACCCTCCCCTTGCCCGCTATTtagggtatctgtcaagcgcttactctgtgccaggcaccggtttaagcgctggggtagagccaaactaatggggttggacacagtcccggtctcccCTGGGACTCACAACCTGAAAAAGGCACCACCATTTCACCGTTGGTGAAAAAGGCACCAAAaaggctgaggaaaccgaggcccggagaagccaagtgacctgctcaaagtcaaagagcagacaagtggccaagtgggaattagaaccaaggtccttctgactagaaGGCCCGCGCGCTATCCGCTATCCGcgcgttggagaagcagcgtggctcagtggaaagagcatgggctttggagtcagaggtcatgggttcgaatcccagctccgccatttatcagctgtgtgactgtgggcaagtcactcacttctctgtgcctcagtgacctcatctgtaaaatggggattgagactgtgagccccacgtgggacaacctgattcccccgtgtctaccccagcgcttagaacagtgctctgcacatagtaagcgcttaacaaataccaacatcatcatcatcatctatccactgggccgccctgccgcttctccttccagccgcccccactcccccccgaggtgttcccctccctccctccccgcccgcccccgaggCCCGGCGCCACCTGTGCAGTTCAGGACGATGGGTCTCTCGGGGCGCTCGTTGGGGATGACGATGCCGGCGGCGCGGGCGCGCGCCCGGTTCTCCTCTTCGGTCCAGAACTTGGCCTTCTTCTGAGGGGGCGTGAAGCGCCTCTTGGTTCTCACCGGTATCACgacggcggccgggccgggccggacgtcCGGGCACTGGAAGGACGGGAAGCGCCCGGTAGATGCCAGAGATGAGACCTGAGGTATCTGTtcggcgctcgctacgtgccaggcaccgtaccaagcgctggggtagatacgaggccaaCGGACTGGTCgcggaccccgtcccacatggggctcacaacctcgatccccatttttccagagaactgaggcccgaggatgggaagcgacttgcccgaggtcacacggcagacaaggggcagagctgggattacctgttggcgaattgtacattccaagcgttcagtacagtgccctgcacatagtcagtgctcaataaatatagtaagggctcaataaatactattgaaggaactaGAACCtagatgcttctgactcccaagcccgggctctagccactagaccacgctgcctcattataataacaacgataataactgcggtatttatgaagtgcctacTACGCATCAGTctttgtactaagaactagggtagatagaaattaatcaatcatctttatcgagcgcttactgtgggcaaaacactgtactaagcgcttgatccgGTCAGATGCAATCCGCATTCCAccgggagctcacagacttaatccccaatttacagatgagggaactgaggctcagatacgtaaagtgactgacccaaggtcccacagcagacaaggggcaaagccaggactagaataataataataattgtgatattggttaaactgagtagtgtggctcagtggaaagagcccgggcttgggagtcggaggttgtgggttctaatcctggctccactacctgtctcctgtgtgaccacgggcaagtcactgaacgtctctgctcagagaagcagcgtggctcagtggcaagagtccgggcttgggagtcagaggtcatgggttcgaatcccagctctgccacttgtcagctgtgtgactgggggcaagtcacttcacttctctgtgcctcagtgacctcatctgtaaaatgaggattaagactgtgagccccatgggggacaacctgtttcccttgtgactacctcagtgcttaggacagtgcttacacatagtaagcgcttaacaaatactaacattattaacattattattaccccagagattaaaacagtgccctgcacatagtaagcgcttaacaaataccaatattattaacattattaccccagggcttagaacagtgccctgcacatagtaaacacttaacaaataccaatattattaacattactaccccagggcttagaacagtgctctgcacatagtaagcgcttaacaaataccaatattattaacattattattaccccagggcttaaaacagtgctctgcacatagtaagcgcttaacaaataccaacattaacattattattaccccagagattagaacagtgctctgcccatagtaagtgcttaacaa
This region includes:
- the MRPL45 gene encoding 39S ribosomal protein L45, mitochondrial yields the protein MAAPTRTGAAAWSRLRFLGRWSPQCPDVRPGPAAVVIPVRTKRRFTPPQKKAKFWTEEENRARARAAGIVIPNERPERPIVLNCTAGVFDPYIPPEGDARLTPLLKAGLKQRVEQLKQRVASQLAIRKVKEHDTTFSVKTFATKAQEIFTEAHDCLNTANHDKLHELVTEYCFPKMAEETKLKTVRWRFVESLEPPRVVQVRCTDMVSPGNVYGQVTVRMHTRQALAIYDRFGRLMYGREDLPRDVLEYVVLEKQLRNPYGAWRLHDKIVPPWAPAPDAPLKTVLIPGPGLLPGEELRDPDVATPPSPPTAETPGLPSPRARAAPPGPGV